The following is a genomic window from Mus pahari chromosome 1, PAHARI_EIJ_v1.1, whole genome shotgun sequence.
GTGTATGTGAGGATTTGGGAATGGTTTCACGTAACAGAGCCTTAGCTGCAGCGGCTAAGACAagcaagggttttttgttttgcttttcttctgagacttgCATAATAATTCCAAAGTGCTATCTGTACCTCTTGGCTTGTAGACTGTggtgcatgagtgtgcacacacttaAATGGCTCCTATAGCAATGCAGCTGAGTCCAAGGAAGAGTAGGGAGCACAACAAAAGGCCTGCTGAGTCTCTCTTTAAAACCAGGACAGCAGGCGGCCATAAGCAGTGTGCTTCTGCATATATCTGTGGGCTAAACTTATGTGGTCATTTGTAGCTGCAAGAGAGCCTGAAAAGAGAAATGACCTAACCAAACACATTGcacaaaagttaatttaaaaactgttGATTCTTTTGACTTGTAGGTATTTTTTGGTTTACTAAAAGAACCAGAAATTGAGGTGCCTTTGGATGATgaggatgaagaaggagaaaatgaagaaggaaaacctAAAAAGAAGAAGCCTAAAAAGGATAGTATTGGCtctaaaagcaaaaaacaagaTCCCAATGCCCCGCCTCAAAACAGGTAGGAAAGAAACCTACATAGAGGTGGAAGCTATGTCACAGAGGGCTGAAGTTTATTAGTAATCAAAGAGTGATTCTTAGTCTGTTTCTTCTTATAGAATCCCTCTTCCTGAGTTGAAAGATTCAGACAAACTGGACAAAATAATGAATATGAAAGAAACTACCAAACGAGTGCGCCTCGGGCCAGACTGTTTACCTTCCATTTGTTTCTATACATTCCTTAATGCTTACCAGGTTAGTAAAATAACGGACAGTTTCTCCCAGAAGAGTCAGATGAAATGGTGATTTATCACTGAGAAAAAGTACCTCAGATGGAATTTTCTTGTTTAAGCTCTCTGTATTATTTAACTTAAAAGCAAAGGGCAGcagtgtggtggcgcacatcttcaATACCAGCAgtctgggcagaggcaggcaggtctgagctagaggccagcctggtctacagagtgagttccaggacagcctggtctatagagtgagttccaggacagccagggctacacaatggtggggagcaggcagggagggagggaggacggaCGCACCCTGGTCAGAATAGACAGATGTCTGAATTTACAAGCCTTTTAGCAACGTTCAGTAAGAGTAAGACTCTTGTTCATACTTGACCCTTGTTAGTTGATTGGAGCTCTGTTCCTCTAACTCTGAGAATGATCCACGCTCATCTGGTTCATCTCTTAAGCTTGGTTTAAGTAATAATATAAATTTGGTATCTTTAATTTAAATCTTAATATCTTTATTGACTTCTTAGAATACTAAGATGTATCTTCTAGTAAAGTACAAACATGATTAACAGTTACTGTCTATTATGTACTCCGAATACAGAGGGGGGAAAGCAAGCGATAAGATGCTTGTTGCGTGTGTGCCTTTTGACTGTTTCACTTGATAATGTAACCCAGGTAATTTTACCTTGGTTCTACTTACttattttgagaacttcatataTGAGCACTTCATGAACATTACCACTGCCTCCCCTCAACTCTCCCTGTGTCCCCACATTATGATCTcttaattattgttatatgtctgtacatgtatgtatatagttacatatataGGTGTGCATTTAACTTTGCTCATGTGTTTAGAGTTGTCAAATGATCTTTCATATGGGAAAAATATTCATtacaaatttttttattttttttttttttttttgagatagggtttctctgtgtagccctggatatcctggaactcactctgtagaccaggcttacctcaaactcagaaatccacctgcctctgcctcctaagtgctgggattaaaggtgtacaccaccattgTTTGTATTATACATTTTTTAGATATGATTGGAATTTTTCCCTACCACAGTGTTATCTACTCCCtctaatatatgtatttttttaatactcTCAGGGCCTCACTGCAGTGGATGTCACTGATGACTCTAGTCTGATTGCTGGAGGTTTTGCTGATTCAACTGTCAGAGTGTGGTCTGTGACCCCTAAAAAGCTCCGTAGTGTCAAACAAGCATCAGGTAACCGAAATGACCTCTGGGTATAAACTTGAAATTAGTCTCTACCAATTGATTTTATAGAATTTAGATAGGAAATTGTGATCTTTGCAGAAGTGATCTCTCTTGAGTCCAGGTTACAGCCTGGTGGTTTAGGCCTGTGATAACAAATACcttaggaggaggaggcaggaggattgagaattCAAGGCCTGGGCAGGCGAGATGgcttgttgctgccaagcctgacgccctgagttcagttccttggAATCCACATGTGGGAGAGAACTGACCTCCCTACATGTGCTAGGCATGTGTACATCTACatgtacacagaaaataaacagtttttaaaaagagtgagTTCAAGAGTTTGCCTAGACTgcagagtgaattcaaggccagcctgcaaaCCTTAAATGAACTGTCTCAAACCAAGATAACATTTCCAATAAATGAAAGAGCCTTTGCGGGTGGCGATGATTAGTCTATTGGTCTCCAGTTCTCTCACGGATAGAATGAAGGGATTAGGcagacaacttttttttaaaagatttatttatttatttatttatttatttatttatttatttatttattgtatttaagtacactgtagctgtctacagacactccagaagagggcaccagatctcattacagatgattgtgagccaccatgtggttgctgggatttgaactcgggaccttcagaagagcagtcagtgctcttacccgctgagccatctctccagaaggGATTAGGCAGACAACTTTNNNNNNNNNNNNNNNNNNNNNNNNNNNNNNNNNNNNNNNNNNNNNNNNNNNNNNNNNNNNNNNNNNNNNNNNNNNNNNNNNNNNNNNNNNNNNNNNNNNNNNNNNNNNNNNNNNNNNNNNNNNNNNNNNNNNNNNNNNNNNNNNNNNNNNNNNNNNNNNNNNNNNNNNNNNNNNNNNNNNNNNNNNNNNNNNNNNNNNNNNNNNNNNNNNNNNNNNNNNNNNNNNNNNNNNNNNNNNNNNNNNNNNNNNNNNNNNNNNNNNNNNNNNNNNNNNNNNNNNNNNNNNNNNNNNNNNNNNNNNNNNNNNNNNNNNNNNNNNNNNNNNNNNNNNNNNNNNNNNNNNNNNNNNNNNNNNNNNNNNNNNNNNNNNNNNNNNNNNNNNNNNNNNNNNNNNNNNNNNNNNNNNNNNNNNNNNNNNNNNNNNNNNNNNNNNNNNNNNNNNNNNNNNNNNNNNNNNNNNNNNNNNNNNNNNNNNNNNNNNNNNNNNNNNNNNNNNNNNNNNNNNNNNNNNNNNNNNNNNNNNNNNNNNNNNNNNNNNNNNNNNNNNNNNNNNNNNNNNNNNNNNNNNNNNNNNNNNNNNNNNNNNNNNNNNNNNNNNNNNNNNNNNNNNNNNNNNNNNNNNNNNNNNNNNNNNNNNNNNNNNNNNNNNNNNNNNNNNNNNNNNNNNNNNNNNNNNNNNNNNNNNNNNNNNNNNNNNNNNNNNNNNNNNNNNNNNNNNNNNNNNNNNNNNNNNNNNNNNNNNNNNNNNNNNNNNNNNNNNNNNNNNNNNNNNNNNNNNNNNNNNNNNNNNNNNNNNNNNNNNNNNNNNNNNNNNNNNNNNNNNNNNNNNNNNNNNNNNNNNNNNNNNNNNNNNNNNNNNNNNNNNNNNNNNNNNNNNNNNNNNNNNNNNNNNNNNNNNNNNNNNNNNNNNNNNNNNtttttggtttttcgagacagggtttctctgtatagccctggctgtcctggaactcactctgtagaccaggctggcctcaaactcagaaatccgcatgcctctgcctcccaagtgctgggattaaaggtgtgcgccaccacgcccggctattaaCTGTTTTTAAGACTCATTTTCTTCTATACAAGGGGATGTATCACTTACTTTAGCTTTAGTATAGTGTTGTTGGTACAGAGGAAGAAACGTTGAAATGTTAGTTCTGAACTATGACAGATTGTGTTAAATAATATACCTAAAATAATATTTCTGGACCTTTTTAGATCTTAGTCTTATAGACAAAGAATCAGATGATGTCTTAGAGAGAATCATGGATGAGAAAACTGCAAGTGAGTTGAAGATTTTGTATGGTCACAGTGGGCCTGTCTATGGAGCCAGCTTCAGTCCGGATAGgtaaaaaccaaacacaattAAATGCTGATAAACAGTACTGAGAGCTTAAAGTTAAATGCAAATGCCAAACATGGTTGCCTGTAGTTCGGTGTCTTTTAGAATTAGAAGCTTACCATTTGCTAATTTATTTTGGGGTACTAGAATATAAAATAGCGACTAAGTGTATACTGAATTTACAAAATCAAGATATATATTCAGGGCTTTACTGGTTTCAAAATTGAGCTTTATCCTTGAATAACCCTCTGATAGAGGTTGAATTGCTTGAGTTTGTGGATTATTCTTATGGCACTTCATAGCTGTCACTGAAACATTTGGGCTTCTGTaatgggaagaagaaggaagctgagTGTCGTGGTAAGTGCCTGTCTGCTATCCCAGCTCCGGAGGCTAAGGCAGAGTTGTGGGTCAGGGTTCCCTGGGCATCAGAGCCAGACGGTGTATTGAAACAATACGCACCATACGCGTTTAGGTAattcttgattttcatttctaactTTCTGTGAAAATTCCTGGGAAAGGGTGCTTTCACCCATAATATCTTTGTACTTGTGAGAtcttgagaattaaaaaaaaaaacaaaaaaatccaaaccagtACTTAATAGGATTTAGCCAAATGATACATTTTACTTGAGAAGGTCTGATTTCAGTGACAAGGTAGAGATTAGTATCTGCGGGGAATGGAGTCCTGGCTGAATTCAGGGCTCGAGCACATCCTAGGCATGCACACTGCTACTGAGCTATACCTGACTCCTTTTCTATTTTAGATATAGCCCATGCAGGTAGCAAATAACATATCTAAAATTGATACACCAAATTTCTACACTCTGTAGGTAATCCATACTGCTTATTATCTTCAATATTATTTCTTGGTGTTTTGAAAATAGGGTCTCAAAACAGTAGTCCAGACTAGCCTTGGATTTGcagcaagcctcctgcctcagtcacccAAACTCTGATTACACATGAgccatcatattttttttttcttttctaaagtacCGTGACCCCTCCCCATAGTCTtgacaggtttgttttgttttcttttttgttttgttttgtttgtttcataattAGCTTTATACAGTAGGTGTTCAAGATACAATACAACAAGATTTCATTTAACATGTTTAATACTTTTAGCTTGTTACCTACTGTGAATTCTAAGAATAAAGAGGTGGGGataagatggctcaatgggtaaagtgcttgtcatacaAGTGTGAAAAGCAGATTTAAGATCTCCAGCACTCATGTAAatgctggcctggcctggaaGCCCTCCTGTAGTCACAGTATCCTGGACTTGGAGCTGGGGTCTGTAGAGAAAGTTGACAAGCTCTGGGTATATCTAAGAGATTGATCCAAGGAAGAGGCCTAAATATGCCCATGCATACTACATTCCACACACACAGGTGAGGGAGCTAAGGAtgtgtagctcagcagtagagtgcctgcctgcttgcctgccatgtgcaaggccctaggcTGAGTCCTCAGCACCATGTGCCCActcccacactcatgtgcatgcacacacattgatGTGACGTAGGCGCATGTCATTTGTTACAATGTGAGATTGGAAGAAACCCGGACAGGGAACTAGATTGTACTGAGAATCAAACGTCACCTCTTCTCCTCAGGAACTACCTACTCTCCTCTTCAGAGGATGGAACTGTTAGACTCTGGAGCCTTCagactttcacttgcttggttgggTATAAAGGACACAACTACCCAGTATGGGACACGCAGTTTTCTCCCTACGGATATTATTTCGTGTCAGGAGGCCATGACCGAGTAGCTCGGTAAGAATGTTATGATCTAATGAAGTTTACTCACTGAATATAACCACTGCTTGTCGAGAATACACAGTCCagcaaactttatttttatgatattcaGGATTAACTTTTTGAGAAGATAATTCATAGTTGCAGTTTGAAAATGTGAGATGGGAGTATTATCTCCCTCTCTTGTCTACACCAAGGGCCCTGCTTCCACTATGAATACCTTCGTCTTCTGTTATTCTAAAGTCCTCTTTGATGTAATTTTTGCTAGAAACCATGTGGTTGCCAAAACTATAGGAAATGGTTTTCTGTTCATTaggagtggggaggtgggtaTAAAGGAATTAAAGAGTTTACATGctggtggagaaatggctcagcagttgagtcCTGACTGATTTTCCAGAGGTTCAATTACTAGcacatacatggcagctcacaactgactgtaactctagttcctggggatctgacacccttacacagacatgcacctaggcaaaacactaatgcatataaaattaaaataaataatttaagccAGGCAGTTgtcagtgcacacctttaatcccagtacttgggaggaagagtcAGGTAGCTCTTTGAATTTTGAggtcagtttggtctacagagtaagttccagagtATCTAGGGCTACACCCATGtctcaaaacatacacacacacacacacacacacccaaaaccaaaagaaagctaATCTGTATGCCTGTAATTCCCAGCATCtgggactgggcatggtggcacatgcctttagtcctagcacttggagggCTAAGGTAGGGAGATCGCAAggctagccaggtctacatagttcattccaggacagctacaaagtgagactgtcttaaacaaaataaacacaaaccaaaccCAGACCTACCAGTGCTCTGGGATATGGAGACAGGGTagctcaaagccagcttgggctacctgAGACATCatctcatagaagaaaatgttagtCCCAGGTATTATCTTTCCTTCAGTTAGATGATGAGGAACAATTTGGAATTGACCTCCACTTGGATATACTTCTCTTTTGggttaaattttattaaattaatataaatttttattttcaggctTTGGGCTACAGATCACTATCAGCCTTTAAGGATATTTGCTGGCCATCTTGCTGATGTGAATTGCACTAGATTTCATCCAAATTCGAACTATGTTGCTACGGGCTCTGCAGACAGAACTGTGCGGCTCTGGGATGTCCTCAATGGTAACTGCGTAAGAATCTTCACTGGACACAAGGTATTTTACACTTTCATTATTCCAGCACACAAAGATGCTTTCAAAgttgaaatatttattcagtagttataaacattttaaagataacagTCATGCTATTAAACTACAATTCTACCTTAGTATTATCAGATATATTTAACCCTACTTTGCTCTCTTTTAGGGACCAATTCATTCCTTGACATTTTCTCCCAATGGGAGATTCCTGGCTACAGGAGCAACAGATGGCAGAGTACTTCTTTGGGATATTGGACATGGCTTGATGGTTGGAGAATTAAAAGGCCACACTGATACAGTGTGTTCACTTAGGTTTAGTAGAGATGGTGAAATTTTGGCATCAGGTAAGTTATTTCATGGCTTTGGGGTAAAGATGTAgtctttgtttaaaaagaaaaaaaaaaacccagttacacaaaatatccatgggaggtgggggtggggatgggggtgggaatcAGACTCTGGATGTGACAGCTGCACACTTTGGCATCCTTTTAGGTTCAATGGATAATACAGTCCGGTTATGGGACGCCATCAAAGCATTTGAAGATTTAGAGACTGATGACTTTACTACAGCCACTGGGCATATAAATCTACCTGAGAATTCCCAGGAGTTATTATTGGGTACATATATGACCAAATCAACACCAGTTGTACACCTACATTTTACAAGAAGAAACTTGGTTCTAGCTGCAGGAGCTTACAGTCCGCAATAAACCAACGGTATTAGAGACCTTTTGGAAGCTACTGTTGGGAAAAGGGAGACTAAAAGCAAATACCTCAGTGATTAGTATTTAAGCTACAAGAATGTTTTCGTCTTCATGGATCTGGAAGTATGCTGCTTGGAAAATCTGAACAAGACAGTTCCACGTTTCTATAGCAACCACATTTAACTAATTTCCGTTAGTTGAATAAGAGGTATTATGTTCATGGAGGGGACATTTATGGTGCTTTGGATTGTGTGGAaactatgcatttttttttttttgttcaaatgctattttaatttattgtgtttagaaaaaaaaaatcaatttgattTAAACAATTCATTCTGCTTCAAGATTCAAGTTAAGAAATATAGTACCATCCTGAGTAGCTGAGGAGTTCTATGAACGTGTGTGTGCTGTAATGAGGTTATTGTACGGCACTCAAGCAGCATGTTCAGTGACCCACTAACATGCTTCTCTTCACCCACCATTAGTGGACTGTATGTAACTGGGTAGGGACCACAGTTCCCAAGTCTAGATGTACAGCCATCCACCAACATCTCAATTCCTATCTTGTAAGTTTGGAGTGCAATCAAACATTTACAAAacaggtgaagagatttagattccATACTCTACTTCAGCTAACATGGCTACATATGACCTAGTACACTTGAAGTCAGACAGACATTTCAGTTGCTTACCTCCAGTACTGAGCCTTGCTTTGGAAAACTAAGAGATTTAGATCAAGTCACTGCCAGTTTTTGCCTTTGTTGCATTTTgtacagttttatatttttgatatctTGTAAATAAAGACAACCAGCTTTTCCAGGTTCATAATTTATTGTACAAATTGAGTATTACATGATGAGTTCACATCAGGTTCTTCAGGCATGGGACTTAACAGGTGAGGTCAGACATTGCAAAATcctataaacaaagcaaaaacagttTGACACAAATGTGTTCTACTGACCATCAGTAATCACCACAAATTCCCCAAAGTAAAATGTACATTCACTAGGTTCTCAAGTCAGTAGgacatgtataatatatgtgtgtttgtgtgtgtatgcatctccTGCAGGTCGACATAGTTTAAAGTTCCAGCTTTAACAAATAGTTGTTGAAACTGCCAACAATTCCACATAGCCTTAAAAGCAAAACTACTGGGAAAAAACTGAGTATACAAATTAacacttaaaatgtttattaattttctgtgtgtgttctgcctgcacatgtgtgtatgtgccattGTGTGCTTTGTGCTTATGGGCACCAGAAGAAAGTTATTGGATCCACTAGAACGGTTGTGaaccaacatgggtgctgggaattgaatcctagTATTATACAAGAGCAGAaggtgctctcaacctctgagctatctttctagttgtaaagtaacatttttaaataggTAAGATACATGTCTGCTACTTAGTTTTCAAGATACAATTTCTATGGGGATACTACTACCCTCCCAAAGTTAAGAGTACCTTTATGTATAACATTGGGCAAAATACTGCCTGTTAACCAGGAACAAGGCATGGCCTGGACCTCACAGTCCCCTAAGTTAAATGGATTCAAGATGGTAAAGCCTTTAAGAGCAGAACAAAAGTAAGAGAGGAAAGCATCAGTTCTCAAGCTGTCTGCCTTTCTGCACAGTGGCTGCCAACACCATATTTACTGACTTCTGGATAGAGAAGAGGGCTTGAAAGGGACTGTTAGAAAATCTTAAAGGGGTTTGTTTATTCAGGGGGGAGAACCCAGTATTCTATGAAAGCCCAGCACATATCACAGAAGGCTGGTTAGGGTTGGGGCTGAGAATGATGGCCTAGCATCTGCCAAGGCACTAGGTTTCATCCCTAGTTCCACAACAGCAGCTCacaattccatttttcttttttaaagactttaattatgtgtgtttatgtgtgagagtCCAGAAAAGGACATTAGTTTGCCTggagctgaggttacagacaGTTCTAAGACCGTGGCCTGGGagtgggatctgaactcaggtcctctgtctTACAGTATTTGCAATACTTGATCGTAActactgagacatttctccaggcTCTAGTATTCCTACCCTTACCCAAGCATGGTGGcatttgcctgtaattccaaAACTCAGCAGGTTGAGAAAGAGGAATTGCCGCAACTGTGAGGACTCAAAACAACCTAAACAAAAGCCAACCAAAACTAAATTACATCATGAGCTTAGAGTCGGACTGGGGAgaccatgaagacctgagtttggtcccaaGAATTTATGGGGGGGTGGTGGGGAAAAAGATGCAGTTGCAcatctaattccagcactcttaTGTAGAGCTAGATGTCAGGGACAGGAAGAGCAGCATGCCAGTGTGCATGCCAGCTAGCCGGGGGGACACAGTGGGGCATCACCCCAACAAGGTGAAAACCAGCTTCTGAAAGTTATCCACATACTTCCACAGCAGTGTCCTGGCATGTGAGTGTGTAAGGACAGGGGttcccaaaaataaaatagataagtCACTTCACTGAAGTCATCTAATTGTTACAGACACAAGAATAGTGTTAGAAAACACTCCCAAGTTCAAAACCATTTTGATGTAATAcctttcttgggttttgttttgcttgggtCAGAGCAGACTCAAAAATCACAgtgctcctcctgcttcctccccctccccagtggTGCTGGATTACAGTAGCAGGTCACTCTCTTTGAATTGTTTTGAGACtaagtcttgctatgtagcataagctgttcttgaacttgtaatccttctGCCCCTGTGCCCTCACTGTTGGGCTTACAGGTGTACATTATACCCACTGTTTTCTTTTGCGTatacaatgaattttaaagagtgCCAACAGTTAATTTTTTAAGGCAAGAGAGCCCTGCATCAGAATGACTAAGGACACACCTGAAGTGGCAGCTCCTCACCGTTTACGTTGCTTTCACAGCTGGAGTTTTCTTAGGCCTTAACTTGAAGTATAAGACCAGCAAAGCAATGCCTCCGTATGTGGCCAGGACACACTGAGAACAAAAGAGAGATGTACATGAAAGCTGTCATATCTCTATTATTCTAAACTATAACAGCTTAAAATGAAATTGATACTTACATTCATTCTACCTGTGAGGGTATAAgagttgaaatattttttaataccAGTGAACTGGAATTGGCCATCACTTTCTGCACCAGCCATGACTtcaatctaaaaaataaaacaataaattgatTTGGGTGcagtttataagaaaataaaattcagtttccagatctctcttctcctctgtggTTCAGCTGCCATTGCAATAGGGCACCGTGGGTAAAGCTGGTAAGGACCGTTAGGACCATCTCCCATAGCTCACTCTTCCTAGACCCCAGAATAATCAAGCActcagcagaggaagagaagagtcGGCGTTAACTCTCCTTTGACTCGGTACAGCTTAATGTTTTCATTCACGGCTTTATCAATACTGTGTTATTGAAATTAAATCACTTTTACGACCAGTTAAAAGTTGGAGCCTGTCATGTTTTTCAAATGTAACCACCAACTGAACAGAGTAACACACATTCTTAGTTTTTCTTCCTATAAATCAGGGTTCCATGGGAGACACATCTACTGGTATAGATGACACTAGTCAAGATGGTTTCTCTGAAGCTGGAACCTTACTCCTTATACCCAAACAGATAAAGGACTTTGAGTAGCCAAAACTTCCTGGCAGAAAACTGGCAAGtattttccttgtctttggaAAGGGAAATATAAAAAGAGTCAACTCCACAAAAACATGATGCCAGCCTGGTGTGACACA
Proteins encoded in this region:
- the Taf5 gene encoding transcription initiation factor TFIID subunit 5, with protein sequence MAALAEEQTEVAVKLEPEGPPTLLPPQAGDGAGEGSGGTPNNGPNGGGGNVAVAAAAGGDGGTPKPGVAVSAAAPAGAAPAPAAPAEAGAPHDRQTLLAVLQFLRQSNLREAEEALRREARLLEEAVAGSGAPGELDGAGAEAASALLSRVTASVPGSAAPDPPGTGASVTSVFSGSASGPAAPGKVASVAVEEQPDVSAVLSAYNQQGDPTMYEEYYSGLKHFIECSLDCHRAELSQLFYPLFVHMYLELVYNQHENEAKSFFEKFHGDQECYYQDDLRVLSSLTKKEHMKGNETMLDFRTSKFVLRISRDSYQLLKRHLQEKQNNQIWNIVQEHLYIDIFDGMPRSKQQIDAMVGSLAGEAKREANKSKVFFGLLKEPEIEVPLDDEDEEGENEEGKPKKKKPKKDSIGSKSKKQDPNAPPQNRIPLPELKDSDKLDKIMNMKETTKRVRLGPDCLPSICFYTFLNAYQGLTAVDVTDDSSLIAGGFADSTVRVWSVTPKKLRSVKQASDLSLIDKESDDVLERIMDEKTASELKILYGHSGPVYGASFSPDRNYLLSSSEDGTVRLWSLQTFTCLVGYKGHNYPVWDTQFSPYGYYFVSGGHDRVARLWATDHYQPLRIFAGHLADVNCTRFHPNSNYVATGSADRTVRLWDVLNGNCVRIFTGHKGPIHSLTFSPNGRFLATGATDGRVLLWDIGHGLMVGELKGHTDTVCSLRFSRDGEILASGSMDNTVRLWDAIKAFEDLETDDFTTATGHINLPENSQELLLGTYMTKSTPVVHLHFTRRNLVLAAGAYSPQ
- the Atp5md gene encoding ATP synthase membrane subunit DAPIT, mitochondrial, yielding MAGAESDGQFQFTGIKKYFNSYTLTGRMNCVLATYGGIALLVLYFKLRPKKTPAVKAT